Sequence from the Candoia aspera isolate rCanAsp1 chromosome 7, rCanAsp1.hap2, whole genome shotgun sequence genome:
tgcagaaatatCCTTTGCAGTATTGCTCGACTCAGACTCTtctctgtgtgttttattttaacaacTCCAAAATATCTGAATTAGACTTTTGATAGTCTTAATGGGCAAATAGAGTAGTGATTGCTATTGCATGTGTGCCTTTGGCTGATCTTCACCATGAGCTACGCATGACAAACATCTAACTTAAATAGACTCATCATTCCATTCCATGATTGAATAAGCTGAAATCTTATTGCAGCTTGAGCAGAACCTCATCTGAAGTCAGCGCAATTTACCTTTAAGTAAACATAGATGTAATCAGATTGCAAAGTGTGTGAAGTCAATAAAAATCAATGGACTTAAGCATGCTTAACTCCATTTTGGACAATAGCCAGCAGATCACAGTACAGACAAGAACAGATATGAGCCCTACTGAATCAGTGAAAAAGTGGTGATTGAGGGCTACAGTGTTTGGTTTCATCCTTTGATGGTGTTCTGTGGATGGGAAGAAAGGGATTTTGGGGCAATTTAGGGGAGGGttttttttgaaataaactttttacatatattggCACACTCATGGCCATTGCATCTTTTCCTTCTAGTTTCTTCTGACAAACTAGTTTTCCTAATCCTTCTAATTTCTTCTGATAAAACAGAAATTCTTCCTTCTCCATTGGAGATATGTGATGGTTGCAATCTGTTGATTTGTTCGGATTTAAGTCTCTATGTACATTATTTAGGCACAGTCCATAAAGGTCACAAAGTTTTGTTGAAGATAATGAAGGGTGTGAGGGCGATCTCgcgacatctgtcaccccattgatcgcCAGGATTGTTGAAAGTAATGAAATATGTAAATTTCAGCCTATTCATCTTGATTTTGTATTTAATTCTACTATGTTTGTTCTCATACTACATAGGTTTATATTCTTTCCCTCCAATAataatttctctttattttagTTGGATAGGCAGCACAGCTCTGTGCATATTTTCTTAGAGGTAAATTCATTGCATGCAGTTCAGTGTAAAGCTTAGTGACAAAAACACAGATTTCTGTCTTGAAGAATAAATCTAAGATCATATTAGGGTAATGTTTTTATTAGGTGCAACTAAATTGTCACAAAATAATGAGCTGTGTATTAAGCAAAAccgagagggagagagagggagggtctCAAAGCCTGCAATTTTTATAGTTTAAATGGAGATTGTATGATAAATTATGCAAACTTACAGTGAAATTCTGTTTGTGTTAATTAAAAATTAGCCTCATTAAATTCCATCATATATATCCAAGTAAATGGATATATATGAAAGGCTTACCCAATATAAGATTCAAATGAGATTTCAGATTACACAGAGAACCCCTGGACTGAAAAAGCAATATTACTTcatcatatatatgtgtgtaggCTTTGTCAAAGTGGAACGATGGATGCCATTCATGCTGCTCGGCTGCTTTTGGAGAAGCACCGTGAGAAGACCAAGCCTGTCCCCATGGCATTCCTTGACCTGGAAAAGGCCTTCGATTGCatctcacacaaacacatttgGCATGCCTTACGATCTCATAATGTCCCTGAAGCCTACGTCCGGTGGATTCAACTACTGTACCGTAGCATCACCAGCATGGTCCAATGTGTAGTGGGAACATCGCCTCCCTTCACCATCAACGTCAGAGTACATCAAGGATTGGCGCTTTTGCCCCTACTATTCATCCTTTGCATGGACACTGTGACGCTTAACCTCCAGTCGCCTCATCCATGGTCACTCCTTTATGCTGACGACGTCTTCTTGGCGGATGAACAACGTGAAGTCCTCCAAGAGCAAATGTGGCAATGGAACGAATGGCTCAGCAaatttggacttcaactgaacatcaagaaaatggAGTATATGGAATGCGACCCCCAAACcgatggaaccatcagcattggtggagaagacttgaagaaagtagagcaattcaagtacctCGGCTCCCTCATATGCAGCAACGGTGATAGCTTTCCGGATGCCCGCGCCCGTGTCAacgccacctggatgaagtggcgccaggtgactggagtcctgtgtgatcgtcGGATGCCCCTACGCCTtaagtcaaaggtctacagaacgGTAGTGCACCCAGTCGCCGTCTATggatcggagtgctggccagcgacagcaaagcacgagcaggccctacacgtgatggaaatgcgaatgctcTGATGGTGACTTGGACTAACACGATTTGACCACATCATGAACGACGATGTCCAATGATGACTGGGAGTCTCACCAATCATagcaaaactgtgggaaggaaggcttagatggtatggacacgtcgtatgcggcaaagaagactcgatggtgagaacagccatgtgtctggaccctggtggctggtgaccccgtggtagacccaagaaacggtggatggaccgcattaaggaggacatgaaATGCATgaatgtcacccctgaagatgccttggatcgagtcaaatggaaacagatatgccgacaagcggaccctgccatagcacgggaataatgctaggaagaagatatatatgtgtgtatgcccAAGTATCAGTTGCTACATGCACCAATCAGTTGTGAATCAATTGGAAGTTTTTGGATTAGGTGAGCTGAAAATGAAGTTTAGGAAACATTATCTGGAGGCTGGAAGGCATGAAAGCCCAAAACGTTATGTCTCACCTATGGAAAACCTTTCTTCAGTTTTAGgatctttttttctggattgcAAAATGTGCTTTCTGAAACATAAAAAAGTcaaaactgaagccaatttagtggtctgctagaaccactgaaatggaccagagcttataacacagctgagaagctggcacagaaaaagaaaattatcttagatagcttcaatgagcatgccagagaaacacaggttactgatcttactctttcagccttcccaagcataaagagtcacacgcttagacatattaggttaagaagtaaaaagaatcttactgactttatttctttgttgttctgttacatccattctggtggaaaatatgaagttcctttgttcttcttttctttctaaatacttaatttgccctaaactctcagccctacagctgccaagagctgtgtggaagaaaggggcagaattcttcatcaaggcctgagcacatggccctgatgaatggagagcagagcagcatgcttgcttctccctgggt
This genomic interval carries:
- the LOC134501489 gene encoding uncharacterized protein LOC134501489, giving the protein MDAIHAARLLLEKHREKTKPVPMAFLDLEKAFDCISHKHIWHALRSHNVPEAYVRWIQLLYRSITSMVQCVVGTSPPFTINVRVHQGLALLPLLFILCMDTVTLNLQSPHPWSLLYADDVFLADEQREVLQEQMWQWNEWLSKFGLQLNIKKMEYMECDPQTDGTISIGGEDLKKVEQFKYLGSLICSNGDSFPDARARVNATWMKWQLMDTNLTPELKIKDQVISEHRNLPGHLTADLKEIVLENGTNSTIEGETAELTSKVSGNLRSLNNL